In Clostridium sp. DL-VIII, the following proteins share a genomic window:
- a CDS encoding alpha/beta hydrolase produces MSYFKYQNFNIYYRVYGEGKPLVMIHGDTASSKMFMTELKFYSKNFKVILLDLVGQGKSQRVSELPLNYWQFNGMLINELCKYIGIGDVNLLGTSGGAIIALNAVLANPSLFNKIILDSFMGENLQYEFAEKILYDRKIAKSKLSSKLFWFMMHGSDWENVIDQNTNLIMNFARDIGNFFEYDLKNIKNDTLITGSLKDDLIPNIENILKSINSKIENSKLVVFKNGNHPAMFSNKKEFRNLVLNFLK; encoded by the coding sequence ATGTCTTATTTTAAATATCAAAATTTTAATATTTACTACAGAGTATATGGTGAAGGAAAACCTTTAGTTATGATACATGGGGATACAGCGTCCTCAAAAATGTTTATGACAGAATTAAAATTCTATTCTAAAAACTTTAAGGTGATTTTGCTAGACTTAGTAGGTCAGGGAAAGTCTCAAAGAGTAAGTGAATTGCCATTAAATTATTGGCAATTTAATGGGATGTTAATTAATGAATTATGTAAATATATAGGAATTGGGGATGTTAACCTTTTAGGTACAAGCGGTGGAGCTATTATAGCTTTAAATGCTGTGTTGGCGAATCCAAGCTTATTTAATAAAATAATTTTGGATAGTTTTATGGGAGAAAATTTACAATATGAATTTGCTGAAAAAATTTTATATGATAGAAAAATAGCAAAAAGTAAGCTAAGCTCAAAATTATTTTGGTTTATGATGCATGGCTCTGATTGGGAAAATGTTATTGACCAAAATACAAATTTAATTATGAATTTTGCAAGAGATATAGGCAATTTTTTTGAGTATGATCTTAAAAATATAAAAAATGATACCTTAATTACAGGAAGTTTGAAAGATGATTTAATACCTAATATTGAAAATATATTAAAAAGCATTAATTCAAAAATAGAGAATTCTAAATTAGTTGTTTTTAAGAATGGAAATCATCCGGCTATGTTTAGCAATAAAAAAGAGTTTAGAAATTTAGTATTAAACTTTTTGAAGTAA